Within Paralichthys olivaceus isolate ysfri-2021 chromosome 19, ASM2471397v2, whole genome shotgun sequence, the genomic segment CTGTCTTGTTGACTGTCCATTTCCAGGTTGTGGGGAGAGGAGCGTTCGGGGTTGTATGCAAAGCCAAATGGAAAGGCAAAGATGTTGCAATCAAGACCATTGAGAGCGAATCGGAGAGGAAAGCCTTCATTGTTGAGGTAATGATGTTACTCTGCTTTTCTCACACCTACTACAAGTTTAGTTGACATCAgatgctgtcagacatgcacttaaACCTGGATAATCTCCAGAGGACATTATCTGGACTGGATCTAtttagccattttcagacatgacctgggGGTAAAGTCCAGAGAATTGGATATGGAATTTAAGAGcaatttgtctttcacatattcACAATGTAGCATGAGGTTCTCTGCAAACACAAGTTCACAACAGCAAGAAATCAATTTTTCAGATGAGAGGTGGAGAAGCCAGTTGCTGCAGTAATGTAATAATTCGGCTCTGTGGATCTCGGATTTtctcaacatttgttttctattagtgtttttattttcttgtctgtTGCGTGATAGAAACTGCATCAACCCACTCACTTACTTGTGGTCAATCCCCTGCTTGACATCGAATTCTCCTGAATTTCTGGGGACTTTATACTAGACAGCCATGTGGAGAAAGTCCGCAGATAATCTGGAGCATCTCGCTCTGActtttgtgttcacacatgcaccttctccagagaaaatacagaggatctGCAGTGCATGTCCGAAAGCAGcttttgagtttgagtttctcCTGCAGGCTGCAAGTAAATGCTGCGCCCAATGGCTAAATGAGgtcatgtgaaaacacagaaagaaattcactcattcagtggtcgtgttgatgacgtttgtAACAAGGGACAGATgcataactgaaaaaaaagataaaaacatctcaggatgaaaaagtggtgccatACACATCGAAGACACTGACCAAGATGttaagagagcttttggtgataagggcagaCACCAGTGTCGTTGTGctgccacccctcacctgaatacTTTATTGTGAATGCACCTGACTGAGAATCTCCTGCTTTATCGTTcacatgtgaaagaaaaactctggagaaaatccGGACCCAATTTCTCCTTGTCTGAAAGTTGCTATACCCAACCGAGATCTAATTTCacagtttcatttgtttcagttCATATCAGTGCCATGAGCAGTTACAGAGCAAAGGGCCAGGTCTAGGATCAGTTGAGATTTCTCTGGGGAAGGGGGTGAATAGGTTGGATTTAGGACACATGCTAGAGCTATGATGTGGCTGGTGCCCTTTCTGTACCTCAGTATCATCATTACCAGGGAGCAGCTAGTGTCGGCTGTCATTCAGCTCTCTCTTagccgttttttttttatcagtttgcATGTTCCTGTAGACACAAATGTGTCAAACAAGTGTTTGACCATATATGTAAACGCTGGTCAGTGGCAGTTCTCTTGGCTGATGTTAAAGTAAAAGAGGCTGAGAAAAATAAGATtacagggggaggagaggagggagtttgttttcctttctgcTAGTACTTCAGTCAGAcctttcatttttcagtttttccagtgATGAACAACTGCTGACAACTTTGGAGGCTTGATCTCTATAATCCCACCCCTTGTGCCCCCCTATGGAGCAGAATAATGACAGATGGAATTCTGTGTAACATTTCGCCCTTTTTTCTTCAGCTCCGGCAGCTTTCACGTGTGAATCACCCCAACATTGTGAAGTTGTATGGTTCCTGCAATAATCCAGTAAGTTACCTGGATCATTATTATGTGTAAGACTATTTTAGCCTTACTGCCACAACGGTGTGTCTCACtatgttttgtctgtttggttAATTCTGCTCTATgattctctttccctctcaggTATGCCTAGTGATGGAATATGCTGAAGGCGGGTCTTTGTATAATGGTGAGTCTTGGAGATAAATACTGTTGTATTACCAGTGCCTGCACTTTTTGCACTGTGCTAGAAATGAACACAGCCTTGCACAGACATGAGAAGCAGCCCTCTTCGGTTAATCCTCCCACTGTGTGCATGTTCAGTCCCTCGTCCAGTTCCTTTATAAAATACTTTCACAGTGACATGCTGTAAATGTCGGGTTTCTTCTTGCGTCATACATTCAAAAGAATCTGGTAAATTatttagtttatgtattaaaCAGCAATATGTAGTAATGCTATAATTTCTAGAGCTGTCTCCATGTTTGCACGTTTACATTTACTAATTTGTGAGGTGCTCGCCTTTCGTTGGTTCATGTTCATCTTAGATCTGAACACACTGTCAAAAGTAAAAGTTGGCATCCTACCACACCACGGTGCCTCTCCACCTCTGAGCTGCCAACGCTGTCAGCCAGACACTGGAGCTGAAGGTATCACAGCAGACAACAGGAACAGGTTGTGCTGCCCTCCATTAACGTCACCCATCTCTACTTCTGTAAATTTAGGTTTTTTGTTTGGTCATTTTAGGGGAGAGGCAGGAAGTACCGTAGTAATTCCGCTGCAGAAATCATGGATTTTGTTTGCAGCATGTCgttggctcttatcaccacaaactcccTTGACATCTTCGCATATGACACcactttttcaccaggagatatttgttttcttttagttttttcatttttatatctgATTCACTTGCCCGCGGTGAATCCAGCAAGGaaactcctgctgtgttctcaaatCGGATACTGCTGACTTTCTACTGACTTCATACTACATacggagaaagtctgcagataatCCGAAagctctcacttggacatttcctcctccacagaaaGTGCGGAGAACCTCcaaagttcagtgcatgtctgaaagaagcttTAGAGGTTTCTCAGTTCAGAATTCTTGCTGGAAGTCTTTGAACAATATATTCTCGGATCTCCCTCCTCTTGAATTAACTCGTAAAAGAAACTATACCACGACATTAGCCCTGTGTGTTATGTTTGTATGTGGCTGCTTGGTTCCTCTGGACATATATTATCTGTGGCGGTTGTTGTGACTGTGCTCTCTTGTCCACAGTGCTGCATGGTGCTGAACCCCTCCCTTATTACACTGCTTCCCATGCCATGAGCTGGTGTTTACAGTGTTCCCAAGGCGTGGCCTATCTCCATGGCATGAAACCAAAGGCTCTCATTCACAGGGACCTCAAGCCACCCAAGTATGCTCCTCCTCACCTTACACACTCCTGTCTACAGGTTCACTGTGCCAACAAAGTGCCTTATTCCCTTAAGCTACTTTAATGTCATTCATTCTGTTGGTCAGGCTTTCTGAATGCAGAATGTATGATTATCTCAATGTAGCGTCGCAACTTGATCAAattgttcttgttttcattGACAAAAATTTACATGTTCCTTTTCTACTAAATTcaaagtttatatttatattatattgagATGTAAGGTAAgatatggtaaatggtctggATTTATGAAGTGCTTTTCtcgtcttgatgaccactcaaaacactttacagttaattcacacacattcatacagttgcATGCAGATGAGAAGATTGAACCGCCAACCATTTGGTTAGAGTACGACCTCTATATCCCCTCAGCCTGACACATCAAGTCAAATTTAATCTGATTCAGTTTGTCACCAAGCAGTGCCAtgactgtagtgtgtgtgtagccatTAAGAACAGTACTTAAAACAACAGACTCTCAAGCACTGAAGGGGGCTGAGTTTGTAAGTAACACAGCACTACTGAGGATATCCCGATCCCAGAGGTTGTTGTCAGATGGAGAGAACACTCCTGGCAGGATTCTCAGGGAAAGACCAGCTGTTATAAAGTGTTATGTTGTGCAGTTTCCAGGAATGACAAGGCTACACATTGTGACAAATTGTCAACTTTTGGTTATTATACATGAATTTAGTTACGGACAAACTGTATTCAATGAATCTTACTGGAGTTACTACCGAGAGTATACTTGCACTTCCTTTTTCTGGGATAAGATTACGTTAATATATCATATCAAATGCATTACTCAATTCAGTCTTTGGGTTCATAAGTCATAAGACAACTGCATCTTTTTTGCTTTATTTGCGATATATTGGATATTGTTAACTTTTTGTGGGGTTACAGACAAATCTACTGTGTTGTACCTGTAGTTGATAACGGCACAGTGTTCTCACTCCACTAAATACTCATCTTTTCAAGTTCAAAGCTTCTTAGTGGTGTTTATTTCTTGCCGTCTTTGTTTCAGTCTGCTTCTAGTGGCAGGCGGCACCGTGCTGAAGATATGTGACTTTGGAACAGCTTGCGACATTCAGACGCACATGACCAACAACAAAGGAAGTGCAGCATGGATGGCCCCAGAGGTATTTGAAGGCAAGTATGAGCGGCATTCCAATCCATTCGGAtaatttccccttttcttttctcgaCTAAGACATGTTCATATGTATCCACTGTTTCCTTTTGATACATTTTCAGAATAACCACAAATTATTGAACCTATTCACGTATTTGTACGCGTTCTTTCTTGCACTTAATGTCCCAGCATTTTAgcatttatttttgattcatCACATACTCTCCTGCCTTATTGATGGTAGTTTATTCTCCTAAGCACAGTGAGAAGATAATTGGAATGATGTTGGTGGCTTTATTTCCTTCGGGAGACAGCTGCATAGAATTTGTGTTCTCATTCGGCCAGAACCCtgaatgtatttctgtgtgATGAGACATGTTCTTGGCGATGGGGTCAGCAGAAAAGATGAATTGAAGCCAAGTCATTATCTTAAATTTGGAGGCAAGTTACAAGGCTCCTGTGTAGCTAAACGGTGCACCGTTGCCCTCTGGGTGAACTCTTCAACAAGTAATTTGCATCAGTGTGAAATGTTATCAGAAAGCCTCAGTGCAGCAACTTTAAAGTAGGTGTGTGATGTGGATTTTAATTAAGCAACACAGGAGCTGTTCCTTCCCTTTGAAAACAGAGATGAGATAAAAGATGCTGTGCTTTCTTAAACACATCCTCCTTCTCATCCTTACTGTGCCACGGAGAATAACTGTTACCAGTGATGTCAAACggagaatgtgtttttttctctgtttgcaaGGTTCCTAAGTGTTGCTGTGGGTTCCTCTGTACTTGCAGGCAGCAATTACAGCGAGAAGTGTGATGTGTTCAGCTGGGGGATCATTCTCTGGGAGGTAATCACTCGCAGGAAGCCCTTTGACGAAATTGGAGGACCGGCTTTTCGCATCATGTGGGCTGTGCACAATGGTGAGTCACCGACCATTCATGGTGGGGTTAGGGAGCAAAGGCCACGTCTAGCTGTCAGCCACTGGGAGTTCCTAGATATGCCTGCACAGCCAGGCCTGCTGGGCGACTGTGAAAGTAAAGAGACTGCAGTACTCCCTGCAGTTTATTCTGGTAAAGAGATGGATGAAGGAGAATACTAATGCGACACTAATAATACCTGGGGATAAGTCTGATAATTTTCACCACTGAATCTTCCTGTCTGAGTCATTACCGGCTCGAGCAGCAGCACACAAGAAACTTAGAACACATTTGgaatatttcttttcttgtcttgtgtAATGTTGTGTGATGTTCCTATGTTCCTTTGGTTGTGTgtgagcatttaaaaaaattctctACATTCAGGTACAAGACCTCCTTTAATCAAAAACTTGCCCAAGCCCATTGAGAGTCTGATGACTCGCTGTTGGTCTAAAGACCCCTCTCAGCGGCCTTCTATGGAGGAGATAGTGAAGATCATGACTCATCTAATGAAGGTAATCTGCCCCCACATACTGCTTACCGTCTTTATAAGGCTCCCATTAACCTGAGGTGAATGAATCAATAAACCTGAATTAAGCAGTTGAATCACAGAGCTCAGAATGAGAAAAGGTAAAACTTTAAATGTAAGTGCAGTCTTTATTAACATGGGAAGCATGAACCAGCTTTAAGGAATGGACTTGAGTAAATGTCTTCACTCATCATACAGTCACTTGAGTAGCATGAGAGGAATGTTGAATAGTGACTTACACCCTCATGTAAATATAACCTGGCTCTGTGtgtagagaggagagagaatctAATTCTGATGACGGAATCTAAATTCAGGACAGATTTCAAAAACTTATAGAAGAATTAATAATTTTTATAagttttctgtttccctcaaccaagaaaaaaataatttagacTTCTTCATTTCACATAGCTTCATTGCAGAAAGTCATATTCAGTGCTCAATgcattgaataaaaatgtacatacaaataaatataggTCTAAAGACTAGACATACTCTTTGGCAAGGTTTTGATATAATTTGTTAACTTGTGTTATGGTTGTTTTGTTAATTGTTTAGAGTTTCCTAAGCCTACCAATAGTATTAGTAGTGGTACTAGTACTGGTTTATACTAGTACAGTAAACTGGTTGTCCTGGTTTCATTTGGAGCTTTGCTGCGTTCAGTATTCAGTCAGATTTTACACTTGCTGCACGCAGGTATTTAGAGCCACCCTGGGCAATAATGGTTTTGGTATCGTACCTGATTCCACCACAACTTTCTTAGAGCACATAAGCCCCACAGATTTCAATGGTGTTGGATGGCTCTCATATACAGTATGATCAGATTTCAACGCTGTGTACGATTTTTCCTGGTTTGCTTTCGaaccacaaacaaactgaagcgAACAAGAGTTTGAATTTACAGCTGTCATACAAGCCTAAACCAATTGAGCACAAAAGGTCTGTGTAGTAAATTCCCAACACAACACCTAATTGCTTGAACCACAGGCTTGCCTGCTTTTTCATTCCagttcacaaaaacacactttcatccAATGAGATTTATTCAAATTGTCTTAGCACCTGTTACACTGGATGGAAAGAACTGAagtttattattagttattgttTAAGACACTTTTTCATACGCAGTGAGCCTGGATACAAATATTTGTTGAATCCAGCTTTACCTGTCCTTCGTCCTGACTTTTTGCAGTACTTCCCTGGATACGAGGTACCCCTGCAATATCCATACCAGTATTCAGATGATGGACAGAGCAACTCTGCAACTAGTACAGGTACAAGAGTTTTGGTCAAACTCGTAACATTGGTTATCAGCATTGAACTGAGTATTGCCTGGGACAATCTTTTGATTGGTGCTTAGTCAATGAGTTGATAGAACAGTGGAAAAACTTTACACACAagagtttggttttaaaatgagCAAAACACAAAACGACTCCTGTGTCCAGCATTGCTTTTTTGAGGTGCAAGTTTTATTAAAGATAAGTCTTTCACATGAATTCCCTCCAtctttgaattttattttcgACTGAGATTTTGTTCCAACGTTTCTTCTGTGTTCATCACATAGAAGTAGAAAATACAAGAAAAGACGATAGTTGAGTATGTCCTGTTTCTTGGGAATAACAGGTTCATATGTGGACTACACTGGCACCAGCACAAGCAACAAAAGTGATGCAAACATGGAGCACAGTGATTCTCAAGGGAGCAACGACACGATCAAGATTACTCCTCAGTTTGCACCTTACTTCAAGCCAAAGGTACGGCCATCCTCTAGACTCCTATCAAAACCTCTCAACATTGTCATTAAcagcaaatacaaacaaagcCGTGGGAGAAAAAAcgtaaatatgaaaacaatctTCTGGAGTGAGTTTTCTTCTGCTCTTTTTAGGGAGACCCGTTGAGGACTCTGCCTCTGTCCAGAGGAGGCAGCGTTGAGAGCCT encodes:
- the map3k7 gene encoding mitogen-activated protein kinase kinase kinase 7 isoform X1; the protein is MSLTLPSADMLETPPGYPFEEINYEDIEVEEVVGRGAFGVVCKAKWKGKDVAIKTIESESERKAFIVELRQLSRVNHPNIVKLYGSCNNPVCLVMEYAEGGSLYNVLHGAEPLPYYTASHAMSWCLQCSQGVAYLHGMKPKALIHRDLKPPNLLLVAGGTVLKICDFGTACDIQTHMTNNKGSAAWMAPEVFEGNNYSEKCDVFSWGIILWEVITRRKPFDEIGGPAFRIMWAVHNGTRPPLIKNLPKPIESLMTRCWSKDPSQRPSMEEIVKIMTHLMKYFPGYEVPLQYPYQYSDDGQSNSATSTGSYVDYTGTSTSNKSDANMEHSDSQGSNDTIKITPQFAPYFKPKGDPLRTLPLSRGGSVESLPSRTQCLASSDSKRMSADLSELEPKMPFAPAARPQYKRGHRKTASYGTILDVPKIVITATCEPQRRRSVQDLPGISTDSSQGSRNSSRSSSPSVRMMPPDKMSSRGYFSPEDPTDTNGSDNSIPMAYLTLDHQLQPLAPCPNSKESMAVFEQHCKMAQEYLKVQTEIALLIQRKKELIAELDQDEKDQQNTSRLVQEHKKLLEENKSLSTYFQKCKKQLELIRVQQQKRQGTS
- the map3k7 gene encoding mitogen-activated protein kinase kinase kinase 7 isoform X2, whose translation is MSLTLPSADMLETPPGYPFEEINYEDIEVEEVVGRGAFGVVCKAKWKGKDVAIKTIESESERKAFIVELRQLSRVNHPNIVKLYGSCNNPVCLVMEYAEGGSLYNVLHGAEPLPYYTASHAMSWCLQCSQGVAYLHGMKPKALIHRDLKPPNLLLVAGGTVLKICDFGTACDIQTHMTNNKGSAAWMAPEVFEGNNYSEKCDVFSWGIILWEVITRRKPFDEIGGPAFRIMWAVHNGTRPPLIKNLPKPIESLMTRCWSKDPSQRPSMEEIVKIMTHLMKYFPGYEVPLQYPYQYSDDGQSNSATSTGSYVDYTGTSTSNKSDANMEHSDSQGSNDTIKITPQFAPYFKPKGDPLRTLPLSRGGSVESLPSRTQCLASSDSKRMSADLSELEPKMPFAPAATCEPQRRRSVQDLPGISTDSSQGSRNSSRSSSPSVRMMPPDKMSSRGYFSPEDPTDTNGSDNSIPMAYLTLDHQLQPLAPCPNSKESMAVFEQHCKMAQEYLKVQTEIALLIQRKKELIAELDQDEKDQQNTSRLVQEHKKLLEENKSLSTYFQKCKKQLELIRVQQQKRQGTS